A genomic window from Cardiocondyla obscurior isolate alpha-2009 linkage group LG02, Cobs3.1, whole genome shotgun sequence includes:
- the LOC139109690 gene encoding uncharacterized protein has protein sequence MSKLVEAVQENNQQIQTLQINTTWVLRGFKNTDNVSCYANTVVQSLLHLSAIRKQLFNCDKSNILRMLMHRYEYGMNNLNTYDVQQDLGESFSMNVKLDALKFLTILCTKYDFVRDLVQQEVTSTTRCVTCHITKTICFNNLFISIPINKLKKKNYNLKELLDVLFSHWHQSDNGFCENCTGNNILYKNELTLTKDIIIIYFVLFLSEEDKVIKAKRNFNISSIPTTKVLVAGQSYKVINAIFHNGLSIDKGHYTNICREGSSNNWIEIDDTEIRKDNGPEVLKIFIYFFTKIDRK, from the coding sequence ATGTCGAAACTAGTCGAAGCTGTTCAAGAGAATAATCAGCAAATTCaaacgttacaaataaataccacTTGGGTTTTACgtggttttaaaaatacagataatGTCTCATGTTACGCTAATACGGTTGTACAAAGTCTATTGCATCTAAGTGCCATTAGAAAGCAATTgtttaattgtgataaatcaaatattttacgtatgcTAATGCATCGTTATGAATATggaatgaataatttaaatacatatgatgTTCAACAAGATTTAGGAGAATCGTTTTCAATGAACGTAAAACTAGATGCACTCAAatttctaacaattttgtGTACAAAGTACGACTTTGTAAGGGATTTAGTACAACAAGAAGTAACTTCTACAACTCGGTGTGTTACTTGTCATAttacaaaaacaatttgtttcaataatttatttatctcaatacctattaacaaattgaagaaaaagaactataatttgaaagaattattagatgttttattttcacattgGCATCAATCAGATAACGGGTTCTGTGAAAATTGTAcaggaaataatatattgtataaaaatgaattaacgttgacgaaagatataattattatttattttgtattatttttgtcagaagaagataaagtaataaaagcaaaacgtaattttaatatatcttcgATTCCAACGACTAAAGTATTAGTAGCTGGACAAtcatataaagttataaatgcTATATTTCATAATGGTCTAAGTATTGATAAAGgacattatacaaatatttgtagaGAAGGGTCATCTAATAATTGGATCGAAATTGATGATACGGAAATTAGAAAAGACAATGGTCCAGAGGTGctaaaaatctttatatacttttttacaaaaatagatagaaaataa